The following are from one region of the Nostoc cf. commune SO-36 genome:
- a CDS encoding CopG family transcriptional regulator — translation MNKKWAAKRLTINLTSSEAQKLEQYCSITGRPATDVIRELIRSLSSQGEKSSESS, via the coding sequence ATGAATAAAAAATGGGCTGCTAAACGACTGACAATCAATCTCACCTCAAGTGAAGCACAAAAGCTTGAACAATACTGTTCAATAACGGGAAGACCAGCAACTGATGTAATTCGGGAGTTAATTCGCTCTCTTTCTTCTCAGGGGGAAAAAAGCTCTGAAAGCTCGTAA
- a CDS encoding RNA recognition motif domain-containing protein produces MSIYVGNLSYEVTQEDLNSVFAEHGTVKRVQLPTDRETGRPRGFAFVEMGTEAEETAAIDALDGAEWMGRDLKVNKAKPKEDRGGSFGGGNRGNSGGGGGYNRSRY; encoded by the coding sequence ATGTCAATTTATGTAGGTAATCTATCCTACGAGGTCACACAAGAAGACCTCAATTCTGTCTTTGCCGAACACGGTACTGTAAAACGGGTTCAGTTGCCTACTGACCGTGAAACAGGACGTCCACGCGGCTTTGCTTTTGTAGAGATGGGTACAGAAGCTGAAGAAACAGCTGCCATTGATGCTCTTGATGGGGCTGAATGGATGGGACGCGACCTTAAAGTTAATAAGGCTAAACCCAAGGAAGATAGAGGTGGTTCCTTTGGTGGTGGCAACCGAGGCAACAGTGGTGGTGGCGGTGGATACAATCGCTCACGCTACTAA
- a CDS encoding NAD(P)H-quinone oxidoreductase subunit F, which yields MAQFLLETVWLVPCYALIGGLLAVPWSPGIIRKTGPRPAGYVNLVMTFLAFVHSAIALQATWNQPAQEVFIPWLSTAGLDLTIALEISSVSVGALVVISGLNLLAQIYAIGYMEMDWGWGRFYSLLGLFEAGLCALVLCNNLFFSYVILEVLTLGTYLLVGLWFSQPLVVSGARDAFLTKRVGDLFLLVGVLALWPLAGTWSYPELAKWAATGNVNPTTMTLVGLALIAGPMGKCAQFPLHLWLDEAMEGPVPSTILRNSVVVASGAWVLIKLQPVLTISPVVSSAMVAIGVVTALGASLIAIAQIDLKRCQSYSVSAYMGLVFIAVGTQQNEAALLLVLTHAISAALLVMSTGGIIWNSITQDVTQLGGLWTRRPISAIAFIVGTLGLIGFPPLGSFWALVKLADGLWETQPWLVGVVIAVNALTAVSLTREFGLIFGGKATQMSQRSPEAHWPMILPMMILLGVSLHLPLVLQSLSLLPDWATLNKDVVLLLIWSSISGCTITGVVYLGNIPKPIRLPWQGLQDLFAYDFYTPKLYKMTVIFGVAKISQLADMIDRFVVDGIVNFVGLFSLLGGEGLKYSTSGQTQFYALTVLLGVGVLGMWVTWQFWGLQFLNLIFPISTLW from the coding sequence ATGGCTCAGTTTCTACTTGAGACTGTTTGGCTAGTTCCGTGTTATGCCTTAATAGGTGGCTTGTTAGCCGTACCTTGGTCGCCGGGGATCATTCGGAAAACGGGGCCAAGACCGGCGGGTTATGTCAACTTGGTAATGACATTTTTGGCGTTTGTACATAGTGCGATCGCTTTACAAGCAACTTGGAATCAGCCAGCCCAAGAAGTATTTATTCCTTGGTTATCTACAGCTGGTTTAGACCTGACCATTGCTTTAGAAATATCCTCGGTGAGTGTAGGCGCTTTAGTTGTGATTAGTGGCTTGAATTTGCTGGCGCAGATTTATGCCATCGGTTACATGGAAATGGATTGGGGTTGGGGACGCTTCTATTCCTTATTAGGGTTGTTTGAAGCGGGACTATGTGCCCTTGTTCTGTGTAATAACTTGTTCTTCAGCTATGTAATTTTGGAAGTCCTGACACTGGGAACCTACCTACTAGTTGGCTTATGGTTTAGCCAGCCGTTAGTAGTCTCAGGTGCGAGAGATGCTTTCTTAACTAAGCGGGTGGGAGACTTATTCTTGCTGGTGGGCGTGTTGGCATTATGGCCCCTAGCCGGAACTTGGAGTTATCCAGAATTAGCTAAGTGGGCGGCTACTGGTAACGTCAACCCGACAACCATGACACTGGTAGGTTTAGCCTTAATTGCCGGGCCAATGGGTAAATGTGCCCAGTTCCCCCTGCATTTGTGGTTAGATGAAGCGATGGAAGGCCCTGTTCCCAGTACAATTTTGCGGAATTCGGTAGTAGTCGCCAGTGGTGCATGGGTGTTGATTAAACTGCAACCTGTGTTAACCATCTCGCCCGTAGTTTCCTCGGCTATGGTGGCCATTGGCGTAGTGACAGCGTTGGGTGCTTCTTTAATAGCGATCGCTCAAATTGATCTTAAACGCTGCCAATCCTATTCTGTAAGCGCATACATGGGTTTAGTATTCATTGCTGTGGGAACGCAACAAAATGAAGCAGCGTTATTGTTAGTACTCACCCATGCCATATCAGCAGCCTTATTGGTAATGAGTACTGGCGGAATTATCTGGAATAGCATCACCCAAGATGTCACCCAATTAGGCGGATTGTGGACACGTCGCCCGATTTCAGCAATAGCTTTTATCGTCGGGACTTTGGGATTAATTGGTTTTCCGCCACTGGGTAGCTTTTGGGCGTTAGTAAAACTAGCAGATGGCTTGTGGGAAACCCAACCTTGGTTAGTGGGAGTAGTGATAGCGGTAAATGCTTTAACAGCCGTGAGTTTAACCAGAGAATTTGGTTTAATTTTTGGTGGTAAAGCTACACAAATGAGTCAGCGATCGCCTGAAGCTCACTGGCCAATGATTCTGCCAATGATGATTTTACTTGGTGTCAGTCTACATCTTCCTTTAGTGTTGCAAAGCTTATCACTTTTACCAGATTGGGCAACTCTAAACAAAGATGTCGTACTACTTTTAATTTGGTCGAGTATTTCCGGTTGCACCATCACTGGCGTGGTTTATTTAGGCAATATTCCTAAACCAATTCGCCTCCCTTGGCAAGGTTTGCAAGACTTGTTTGCATACGACTTTTACACTCCCAAACTCTATAAAATGACCGTAATTTTCGGAGTTGCCAAAATTTCCCAACTTGCCGATATGATTGACCGCTTTGTAGTCGATGGCATCGTTAATTTCGTTGGTTTATTTTCGCTATTAGGTGGCGAAGGTCTTAAATACAGCACCTCTGGTCAAACCCAGTTTTATGCCTTAACCGTTCTTTTAGGAGTAGGTGTTTTAGGAATGTGGGTAACTTGGCAATTTTGGGGATTACAGTTTTTAAATTTGATTTTCCCAATTTCGACACTTTGGTAG
- a CDS encoding gluconokinase — protein MIIIVMGVSGSGKTTIGKLLADSLSWEFSDADTFHSSENTDKMRRGIPLSEADRIPWLQDLQTAINHWLQESKNVVLACSALKDSYRQFLVLDSERIKLVYLKGSYELIQKRLQERSNHYMGEKLLNSQFYTLEEPLDTISIDVAQPPQIIVQNIRTALEI, from the coding sequence ATGATTATTATCGTCATGGGTGTGTCGGGTTCTGGTAAAACCACCATAGGAAAACTGCTAGCAGACTCGTTATCGTGGGAGTTTAGCGACGCTGATACTTTTCACTCCTCAGAGAATACTGACAAAATGCGGCGCGGTATCCCTCTAAGTGAAGCTGATAGGATACCTTGGTTGCAAGATTTGCAAACAGCCATAAACCATTGGTTGCAAGAAAGTAAAAATGTAGTGCTGGCATGTTCGGCTTTAAAAGATAGCTATCGGCAATTTTTGGTATTGGATAGCGAACGCATCAAGCTAGTTTACCTCAAAGGGTCTTATGAGTTGATTCAAAAGCGGTTGCAAGAGCGCAGCAATCATTACATGGGTGAAAAACTTCTCAACAGCCAGTTTTATACTCTTGAAGAACCATTAGATACCATATCTATAGATGTTGCACAGCCACCCCAGATAATTGTCCAAAACATTAGAACAGCTTTGGAAATTTAG
- a CDS encoding sugar phosphate nucleotidyltransferase codes for MKVVLFCGGLGARMREYSESIPKPMVTIGYRPILWHVMKYYAHYGHKDFILCLGYKADLIKSYFLNYNEWLSNNFSLSNGSKIELFNRDIQDWNITFVDTGLTANIGQRFKAVEKYLEGEEVFLANYSDGLTDLHLPTYINHFYQRDKIGSFLCVRPSQTFHLVDMHEDGLVKDIQEVKKRDIWINGGYFIFKKEIFNYINRGEELVLEPFQRLIAKKELFAYRYTGFFGVMDTFKEKQQLDDMYAQGERPWEVWRDKELEVTDV; via the coding sequence ATGAAAGTAGTTTTATTTTGTGGCGGTTTAGGAGCCAGAATGAGGGAGTATTCAGAAAGTATTCCTAAACCAATGGTGACTATTGGTTATAGACCCATATTATGGCACGTAATGAAATACTACGCTCACTATGGGCACAAAGATTTTATCTTATGTCTTGGTTACAAGGCTGACCTCATTAAAAGCTATTTTTTGAATTACAATGAATGGCTTTCTAATAATTTTAGCCTTTCCAATGGGAGCAAAATTGAGTTATTTAATCGGGATATTCAAGATTGGAATATCACATTTGTAGATACAGGTTTAACTGCCAATATTGGACAAAGATTTAAGGCAGTAGAAAAGTATTTAGAAGGAGAAGAAGTATTTTTAGCTAACTACAGCGATGGTTTGACAGATTTGCATCTACCAACATACATTAATCATTTTTATCAGCGTGATAAAATCGGTAGTTTCTTATGCGTAAGACCAAGCCAAACTTTTCACCTAGTTGACATGCATGAGGATGGCTTGGTGAAGGATATCCAAGAGGTCAAGAAACGTGATATTTGGATTAATGGAGGGTATTTTATCTTTAAAAAAGAGATTTTTAACTATATTAATCGTGGCGAAGAACTTGTTCTTGAGCCTTTTCAAAGACTGATTGCGAAAAAAGAACTTTTTGCGTATAGATACACTGGCTTTTTTGGGGTAATGGATACGTTTAAAGAGAAGCAACAGTTGGATGATATGTATGCTCAAGGCGAAAGACCTTGGGAAGTATGGAGAGATAAAGAACTAGAAGTAACTGATGTATGA
- a CDS encoding tetratricopeptide repeat protein, translating into MINGDHVGIPEYLKDIYNLLKKNPLQNTALLFSGLNLWKNPDDNQYCINLNDIALGDGDLVYWTVSPNHIFVKNPNDPLFSIIGWHGLEYYYLGFIFWHTRFLKKDSGLGNYGTHSENLNQFFEDKFKEVELVPLSPEFKENNKGFQYIDEEQFSLYFDFGSLPEVVGVDSVIELLQQGVQHYQANRFTQAEQAYREVLDIQPEHPEALYRLGILTEQMGNPQRAEEFLSRALQVQPNSVKIWFSLANLRQSQGELTAAVDAYHQALELRPDSAPIYNNLGYAFYQQGEWDKAITCYKKALELKPQFIEADVNLGNALHAQGKLLPEQQAYYGMLNCQLGESSSQVGDWQTAIAYYRQAIVLQPDLTEAHNYLAVALQQSIPTELKTS; encoded by the coding sequence GTGATTAATGGAGATCATGTTGGTATTCCTGAATACCTTAAGGATATTTATAATTTGTTGAAGAAAAATCCGCTTCAAAATACTGCTTTGCTTTTTTCTGGACTTAATCTTTGGAAAAACCCAGACGATAACCAGTATTGCATTAATTTAAATGACATTGCTCTGGGTGATGGAGACCTAGTATATTGGACTGTTTCACCCAATCATATATTTGTGAAAAATCCCAACGATCCGCTATTCAGTATAATTGGATGGCATGGACTAGAATACTATTATTTAGGTTTTATTTTCTGGCATACACGTTTTCTAAAAAAAGACAGTGGTCTAGGTAACTATGGTACCCATTCAGAAAACCTTAACCAATTTTTTGAAGATAAATTCAAGGAAGTAGAACTGGTTCCATTATCTCCAGAATTCAAAGAAAACAACAAAGGTTTTCAATATATTGATGAAGAACAATTTTCACTTTATTTTGATTTTGGATCTTTGCCTGAAGTTGTAGGTGTTGACAGTGTAATTGAACTCCTGCAACAAGGTGTTCAACATTACCAAGCTAATCGTTTTACTCAAGCAGAACAGGCTTACCGTGAAGTTTTAGATATTCAGCCCGAACACCCGGAAGCATTGTACAGATTAGGTATTCTGACTGAACAGATGGGGAATCCTCAGAGGGCTGAGGAGTTTCTGAGTAGGGCATTACAAGTCCAGCCAAACTCAGTGAAAATCTGGTTTAGTTTAGCTAATTTACGGCAATCACAAGGAGAATTGACCGCAGCTGTAGATGCATATCATCAAGCGCTGGAACTGCGTCCAGATTCAGCCCCAATCTACAACAACCTGGGCTATGCTTTTTATCAACAAGGTGAGTGGGATAAAGCTATCACCTGTTATAAAAAGGCTTTAGAGCTAAAACCTCAATTTATTGAAGCCGATGTGAATTTGGGCAATGCCCTCCATGCCCAGGGAAAACTCTTACCGGAACAGCAGGCTTACTATGGGATGTTAAACTGCCAATTGGGAGAAAGTAGCTCTCAAGTAGGTGACTGGCAGACTGCGATCGCTTACTATCGTCAGGCAATTGTTCTTCAGCCTGATCTTACAGAAGCACACAATTATCTAGCTGTTGCACTACAACAAAGCATTCCTACTGAATTGAAAACCTCATAA
- the tmk gene encoding dTMP kinase: MGGKLIVFEGVEGCGKTSQMQLCSEWLENLGVSVVVTREPGGTELGSHLRRLLLEKAEDKPVAEVTELLLYAADRSQHIEQELKPNLAAGKYILCDRYTDSTIAYQGYGRGLNMSLINQLNYIATGGLESDLTIWLDVDVEVGLSRKLLDNVGLDRIEQETIAFHRRVQQGYAHLAASHPSRIVRVDGSLSQEAVQQVIQEILRVHLKELP; encoded by the coding sequence ATGGGTGGCAAATTAATCGTATTTGAAGGGGTGGAAGGCTGTGGCAAAACCAGCCAAATGCAGCTTTGTTCTGAGTGGTTGGAAAATCTAGGGGTTTCTGTGGTGGTAACTCGTGAACCAGGAGGAACAGAGTTAGGTTCACATCTTCGCCGCTTGCTACTAGAAAAGGCAGAGGATAAACCAGTTGCTGAAGTCACAGAACTTTTGTTGTATGCTGCTGATCGATCGCAACACATTGAACAAGAACTTAAACCAAATCTCGCTGCCGGAAAATATATTTTATGCGATCGCTACACTGACTCTACCATTGCCTACCAAGGATATGGTCGAGGTCTTAACATGAGTTTAATCAATCAGCTTAACTATATTGCTACTGGTGGTTTAGAGAGCGATTTAACTATTTGGCTAGATGTTGATGTTGAAGTAGGACTATCCCGCAAACTCTTAGATAATGTAGGATTAGACCGCATTGAACAGGAGACAATCGCTTTTCATCGGCGCGTTCAACAAGGATACGCACATTTAGCAGCATCTCATCCCTCACGAATTGTCCGGGTAGATGGCAGCTTGAGTCAAGAAGCTGTACAACAGGTAATTCAAGAAATTTTGCGCGTACACCTGAAGGAGTTGCCATAG
- the rpsU gene encoding 30S ribosomal protein S21: MTQVFVGENEGIESALRRFKREVSKAGIFPDMRKHRHFETPLEKHKRKEVARHKQRKRNFRAN, translated from the coding sequence ATGACCCAAGTATTTGTGGGCGAAAATGAAGGAATTGAGTCAGCCTTACGTCGATTTAAAAGGGAAGTTTCCAAAGCAGGAATTTTTCCAGACATGAGAAAGCATCGTCACTTTGAAACGCCTTTAGAAAAACACAAGCGCAAAGAAGTGGCAAGGCACAAACAACGCAAGAGAAATTTCCGTGCTAATTGA
- a CDS encoding DUF4910 domain-containing protein encodes MVADGLQNINLLDLKNSFNLKDISLELYQLVSDLYPLCRSITGDGFRETLKILQQHIPLSVHEVPTGTEVFDWTIPKEWNIKDAYIKNSQGKKIVDFTNSNLHVVNYSIPVHQKLSLQELKLHLFTLPEHPDWIPYRTSYYKESWGFCLSHNQYLQLNDEEYEVCIDSSLEPGYLTYGEYFIPGESSDEVLISCHTCHPSLCNDNLSGIAIATFIAKYLSQTTSRYSYRFLWIPGTIGSITWLALNEAKVNNIKHGLVLTCLGDSGKFTYKKSRKANTEIDKVAAYVLTNSKQDYEIIDFFPYGYDERQYCSPGFNLAVGCLMRSPHGSFPEYHTSADDLNFVQPQYLAESFLQCHSMLYILNNNEIYYNKNPKCEPQLGKRGIYRVTGGHKDSELNQMAILWVLNLSDGDHTLLDIAQRSGISFDLIKNAADILLAHDLLKK; translated from the coding sequence ATGGTTGCAGATGGACTTCAGAATATTAATTTACTTGACCTAAAAAACTCTTTTAACCTCAAGGATATTAGTCTAGAACTTTACCAACTAGTTTCTGATTTATATCCCCTTTGCCGTAGTATTACAGGTGATGGTTTTAGAGAAACCTTAAAAATTCTCCAGCAGCATATTCCTTTATCAGTTCATGAAGTGCCAACAGGAACAGAGGTATTTGATTGGACAATCCCTAAAGAATGGAATATTAAAGATGCTTATATTAAAAACTCTCAAGGTAAAAAAATTGTAGATTTTACCAATTCAAATTTACACGTTGTTAACTATAGTATTCCCGTACATCAAAAATTATCTCTTCAAGAACTTAAATTACATCTATTTACACTTCCAGAACACCCTGATTGGATTCCTTACCGAACTTCATATTACAAGGAAAGTTGGGGTTTTTGCCTCAGTCACAATCAGTATTTACAATTAAATGATGAAGAATATGAAGTATGTATTGATTCTTCCCTCGAACCTGGTTATCTGACTTATGGTGAGTATTTTATCCCTGGAGAAAGTAGTGATGAAGTCTTAATTTCTTGCCACACCTGTCATCCTTCACTTTGTAATGATAATCTTTCGGGGATTGCGATCGCTACTTTTATCGCTAAATACTTAAGTCAAACTACATCAAGATATTCCTATCGATTTCTCTGGATTCCCGGAACCATTGGCTCAATTACGTGGTTGGCTCTCAACGAAGCTAAAGTCAATAATATTAAACACGGCTTAGTATTAACTTGTTTAGGAGATTCAGGCAAGTTTACTTACAAAAAAAGCCGTAAAGCTAACACTGAAATTGATAAAGTTGCTGCTTATGTACTCACAAACTCAAAACAAGATTACGAAATTATAGATTTTTTCCCCTATGGCTACGATGAGCGACAATATTGCTCACCTGGGTTTAATTTAGCTGTAGGTTGCTTGATGCGATCGCCTCATGGTAGTTTTCCTGAATACCATACCTCAGCAGATGATTTAAATTTCGTTCAACCCCAATATCTTGCCGAGTCATTCTTGCAATGTCATTCAATGTTGTATATCCTCAACAATAACGAAATCTACTACAACAAGAACCCTAAATGTGAGCCACAGTTAGGTAAAAGAGGAATATATCGGGTAACTGGTGGTCATAAAGATAGCGAACTAAATCAAATGGCAATATTGTGGGTTTTAAATTTATCTGATGGCGACCATACTCTCTTAGATATTGCACAAAGGTCAGGAATATCATTTGATCTGATTAAAAATGCTGCGGATATATTATTAGCACATGACTTATTAAAAAAATAA
- a CDS encoding PIG-L deacetylase family protein — protein MIQLSFNKTEESEYRILCLGSHCDDIEIGCGGTILKLIENYQYVVIYWVVFSSNEQRAQEATISANLFLKEIPVKKIIIKSFRDGFLPFEGIKVKECFEQLKQEFAPDIIFTHHRDDRHQDHRLISDLTWNTFRNHLILEYEIPKYDGDLGIPNFFVHLDEEFCRRKIQYILEAFHTQNTKQWFTEDTFRSILRIRGIESNSPSKYAEAFYCRKIFF, from the coding sequence ATGATCCAACTTAGCTTCAATAAAACAGAAGAATCTGAGTATAGAATCCTTTGTTTAGGTTCTCATTGCGATGATATAGAAATTGGTTGTGGGGGCACAATCTTAAAACTGATAGAGAATTACCAATATGTTGTTATCTATTGGGTTGTCTTTAGTTCCAACGAACAAAGAGCGCAAGAAGCAACTATAAGTGCCAATCTTTTCTTAAAAGAAATTCCCGTCAAGAAAATTATCATTAAAAGTTTTCGAGATGGCTTTTTACCTTTTGAAGGGATAAAAGTGAAGGAATGCTTTGAGCAGTTGAAGCAGGAATTTGCACCAGATATAATCTTTACTCATCATCGAGACGATCGCCACCAAGATCACCGCTTAATTTCTGATTTGACTTGGAATACCTTTAGAAACCATTTAATTTTGGAATATGAGATACCAAAATATGATGGTGATTTGGGTATTCCTAACTTCTTTGTGCATTTAGATGAGGAATTTTGCCGCCGAAAAATTCAATATATTCTAGAGGCTTTTCACACCCAAAATACTAAGCAGTGGTTTACAGAAGATACTTTTCGCTCGATTCTCCGAATTCGCGGAATTGAATCTAACTCACCGAGTAAATATGCTGAGGCATTTTACTGTCGAAAAATATTTTTCTAA
- a CDS encoding NAD-dependent epimerase/dehydratase family protein, producing the protein MKVLVTGTEGYIGSLLAPLMIQQGHEVIGLDTGFYKVGWLYNGTKLTAKTLNKDIRHITTEDLEGVEAVVHMAELSNDPLGQLAPNITYDINHKGSVHLAKLAKAAGIQRFVYTSSCSVYGFATEDYVHEESTINPQTAYAKCKALVEQDVKLLADDGFSPTFLRNATAYGASPRMRFDIVLNNLAGWAWTIKEIKMNSDGTPWRPLVHLLDICKAIICTLEAPHDVIHNQIFNVGNTNSNYQVKQIAQIVADVFTGCQLSFGKHDPDNRSYRVSFDKINQNLPGFKCEWDVQSGAQQLYNVFQQIDMDRETFESRRFTRLKQLEYLIRTQQIDQDFFWRTV; encoded by the coding sequence ATGAAAGTACTTGTAACTGGAACTGAAGGTTATATCGGCTCGTTATTGGCTCCCCTAATGATCCAACAAGGTCATGAAGTAATTGGTTTGGATACTGGCTTTTATAAAGTGGGTTGGCTATATAACGGCACTAAGTTAACTGCCAAAACCCTCAACAAAGACATCCGTCACATCACAACAGAAGACCTAGAAGGGGTAGAAGCAGTAGTTCACATGGCAGAACTCTCCAACGACCCTTTAGGTCAGTTAGCGCCTAATATCACTTATGATATCAACCACAAAGGTTCAGTACATTTGGCAAAGCTGGCAAAAGCAGCTGGAATCCAGCGCTTTGTCTATACTTCATCATGCAGTGTCTATGGTTTTGCCACTGAGGATTATGTTCACGAAGAGTCTACCATCAATCCCCAAACAGCTTATGCCAAATGCAAAGCACTTGTTGAACAGGATGTGAAACTTCTTGCTGATGATGGCTTTTCTCCCACCTTTTTGCGAAATGCCACAGCCTATGGAGCCTCACCGAGAATGCGCTTTGATATTGTCTTAAATAATTTAGCAGGTTGGGCATGGACAATTAAAGAAATCAAGATGAACAGCGACGGTACACCTTGGCGGCCTCTAGTGCATCTCTTAGATATCTGCAAAGCAATTATCTGTACCTTAGAAGCTCCGCATGATGTAATTCACAACCAAATTTTTAATGTGGGTAATACAAATAGCAACTATCAAGTCAAGCAAATTGCTCAAATAGTTGCAGATGTCTTTACAGGTTGTCAATTAAGCTTTGGTAAACATGATCCTGACAACCGCAGCTATCGGGTTTCATTTGATAAAATTAATCAAAATTTACCAGGATTTAAATGTGAGTGGGACGTTCAAAGCGGTGCCCAACAACTCTATAATGTCTTCCAGCAAATTGATATGGACAGAGAAACATTTGAATCTAGACGCTTTACTCGCCTGAAACAACTGGAATATCTTATTCGCACTCAGCAAATCGATCAAGATTTCTTCTGGCGGACTGTTTAG
- the rfbC gene encoding dTDP-4-dehydrorhamnose 3,5-epimerase — translation MIFTETKIKGAFIVDLELQRDSRGFFARSFCIQEFKDRGLKPTIAQCNLSFNYKKGTLRGMHYQKPPSQETKLVRCIKGGIYDVIIDLRPESSSYLSHIGIKLTAENRLALYIPERCAHGFQTLTDETEVNYQMGDLYAPEYANGYRYDDPAFGIEWPLPVTEISEKDRAWSLFESKKM, via the coding sequence ATGATATTCACCGAAACTAAAATAAAAGGGGCATTTATTGTTGATTTAGAGTTGCAGCGAGATAGCCGAGGTTTTTTTGCTCGGAGTTTCTGCATTCAGGAATTTAAAGATCGTGGTTTAAAACCTACTATTGCCCAATGCAATTTATCTTTTAACTATAAAAAAGGCACGTTGCGGGGTATGCATTATCAAAAACCTCCTTCTCAGGAAACAAAATTGGTGCGTTGTATTAAGGGAGGTATTTATGATGTAATAATCGATTTGCGTCCAGAATCTTCTAGCTATTTATCTCATATTGGTATAAAATTGACTGCTGAAAATCGCCTTGCTCTCTATATCCCAGAGAGGTGTGCTCATGGGTTCCAAACGCTTACCGACGAAACCGAAGTGAATTATCAAATGGGTGACTTATACGCCCCAGAATATGCAAATGGCTATCGCTATGATGACCCAGCTTTTGGGATTGAATGGCCTCTACCTGTGACTGAAATTTCGGAAAAAGATAGAGCTTGGAGTTTATTTGAATCGAAAAAAATGTAA
- a CDS encoding class I SAM-dependent methyltransferase, with translation MNLLKLTNNQPITGNCMFCGTGLQHTFVDLGMSPPCESYRSRKQLNEVEPFYPLHVYVCEECFLVQLQEYISPENIFSDYAYFSSYSDSWLQHAKNYVDLVVERFQLNSKSQVIEIASNDGYLLQYFVGKDIPALGIEPAANVAEVAINKGVPTVVKFFGQETAKEQVTQGKQADLLLGNNVLAHTPYLNDFVKGMKIILKPHGVITMEFPHLMRLIEENQFDTIYHEHFSYFSFITVEKIFAAHGLTIFDVEELATHGGSLRIYARHSEGSSKPVSHQVSELKYREEAAGFTKLEYYFSFGEQVKETKRKLLDFLIKIKREGKTIVGYGAPGKGNTLLNYCGIRTDFIDYTVDRNPYKQGQFLPGTHIPIFHPDKIVETKPDYVLILPWNLKNEIMKQIAYIRDWGGKFVVPIPEVNIYS, from the coding sequence ATGAATTTACTAAAACTAACAAATAATCAACCAATAACTGGTAACTGTATGTTCTGTGGGACAGGATTGCAGCATACATTCGTAGATTTAGGTATGTCTCCTCCCTGTGAAAGCTATCGGAGCCGGAAACAACTTAATGAAGTAGAGCCTTTTTATCCTCTACATGTCTATGTTTGCGAGGAATGTTTTTTAGTTCAACTGCAAGAATATATTAGCCCAGAAAATATTTTTAGTGACTATGCTTATTTCTCTTCCTACTCTGATAGCTGGTTGCAACACGCCAAGAATTACGTAGATTTAGTAGTAGAACGTTTTCAATTAAACTCCAAAAGTCAGGTAATAGAAATTGCTAGCAATGATGGCTACCTACTACAATACTTTGTTGGCAAAGACATCCCGGCGCTGGGAATAGAACCAGCAGCAAATGTTGCTGAGGTAGCAATAAACAAAGGTGTTCCTACAGTTGTCAAATTTTTTGGACAGGAGACAGCCAAAGAACAGGTTACTCAGGGTAAACAAGCAGATTTATTACTAGGAAATAATGTCCTTGCCCACACACCCTATCTCAATGATTTTGTCAAAGGGATGAAAATTATCCTCAAACCGCATGGTGTAATTACTATGGAATTTCCTCACTTAATGCGGTTAATTGAGGAAAATCAGTTTGATACTATTTACCATGAACATTTCTCTTATTTTTCGTTTATCACCGTAGAAAAGATTTTTGCTGCTCATGGCTTGACAATTTTTGATGTAGAAGAATTAGCTACTCATGGCGGTTCCTTGAGAATTTATGCTCGCCACAGCGAAGGCTCTTCTAAACCTGTTAGCCACCAAGTATCAGAACTGAAATATAGAGAAGAAGCGGCTGGCTTTACGAAATTAGAATACTATTTTTCATTTGGTGAACAAGTCAAGGAAACCAAACGTAAGTTATTAGATTTCTTGATCAAAATTAAACGAGAGGGAAAAACGATTGTTGGGTATGGCGCTCCGGGTAAGGGAAATACTCTCTTAAACTATTGTGGTATTCGCACAGATTTTATTGATTATACAGTAGACCGTAACCCTTACAAACAAGGTCAATTTTTACCAGGTACTCATATTCCGATTTTTCATCCAGACAAAATTGTAGAAACAAAGCCTGACTATGTACTAATTTTGCCCTGGAATTTGAAAAATGAAATTATGAAACAAATAGCTTACATTCGGGATTGGGGTGGTAAATTTGTTGTTCCCATTCCTGAAGTTAATATCTACTCTTAA